A genomic window from Aquabacterium sp. OR-4 includes:
- the rpe gene encoding ribulose-phosphate 3-epimerase: protein MSRTYRIAPSILSADFARLGEEVRQVIADGADWIHFDVMDNHYVPNLTFGPMVCEALRRHAVRPDGTPVPIDVHLMVQPVDALAQAFAKAGANLISFHPDASTHVDRTVQLIKAAGCQAGLVFNPALPIDVLEWTLEQLDLVLVMSVNPGFGGQSFIPSALKKIEQIRRLIEASGRDIRLEVDGGIKVDNIRQVADAGADTFVAGSAIFGQPDYRAVIDAMRARLAG, encoded by the coding sequence ATGAGCCGCACCTACCGCATCGCCCCCAGCATCCTCTCGGCCGACTTTGCCCGCCTGGGCGAGGAAGTGCGCCAGGTCATCGCCGACGGCGCCGACTGGATCCATTTCGACGTGATGGACAACCACTACGTGCCCAACCTCACCTTCGGCCCGATGGTGTGCGAGGCGCTGCGCAGGCATGCGGTGCGGCCCGACGGCACGCCGGTGCCGATCGACGTGCACCTGATGGTGCAGCCGGTGGATGCGCTGGCCCAGGCCTTTGCCAAGGCCGGCGCCAACCTGATCAGCTTTCACCCCGACGCCAGCACCCATGTCGACCGCACGGTGCAGCTGATCAAGGCCGCGGGCTGCCAGGCCGGCCTGGTGTTCAACCCGGCGCTGCCGATCGACGTGCTGGAGTGGACGCTCGAGCAGCTCGACCTGGTGCTGGTGATGAGCGTGAACCCCGGCTTCGGCGGCCAGAGCTTCATCCCCTCGGCGCTGAAGAAGATCGAGCAGATCCGCCGCCTGATCGAGGCCTCGGGCCGCGACATCCGGCTCGAGGTGGACGGCGGCATCAAGGTCGACAACATCCGCCAGGTGGCCGACGCCGGCGCCGACACCTTCGTGGCCGGCAGCGCGATCTTCGGCCAGCCCGACTACCGCGCCGTGATCGACGCGATGCGCGCGCGCCTGGCCGGCTGA